A window from Aerococcus sp. Group 1 encodes these proteins:
- the purK gene encoding 5-(carboxyamino)imidazole ribonucleotide synthase — MNKTILPGATIGIIGGGQLGQMLAQSAKEMGYRVGILDPGPNCSASQVADFHYENAYDDRQALADFASQCDVLTFEFENIDTEALQVLGEGAYLPQGVDLLHTSQDRLYEKQFLEAAGAQVAPYRPVKTTEDLEQAVRELGYPAVLKTRRFGYDGKGQRVLHSPKDLPECVDLLNEQACVLEQWLPFAKELSVMAIGEQNGHVVTFPVSENIHVHNILHESIVPARISAEVSQAAQELAHKIAKAGNLVGALGIEMFLMADGRILINELAPRPHNSGHYTIEACDFSQFDLHIRAICGLPLAEPQLLSPSLMVNILGQHLDKVLEAAPKHSDWHLHIYGKDQAKVNRKMGHVTLLPEDMETSLEKIDDSGIWKRSK, encoded by the coding sequence TTGAATAAGACTATTTTACCTGGGGCAACCATCGGCATTATCGGCGGAGGACAATTAGGACAAATGTTGGCCCAATCCGCTAAAGAAATGGGCTATCGGGTAGGGATATTAGACCCGGGGCCTAATTGTTCAGCCTCTCAAGTCGCCGATTTTCATTATGAAAATGCCTATGATGACCGCCAAGCCTTAGCAGACTTTGCTTCTCAATGCGATGTATTAACTTTTGAATTTGAAAATATCGATACTGAAGCCTTACAAGTTCTAGGTGAAGGTGCCTATCTTCCTCAGGGGGTAGACCTCCTTCATACTAGCCAAGACCGCCTCTATGAAAAACAATTTCTAGAAGCTGCGGGCGCTCAAGTCGCTCCTTATCGACCGGTCAAGACTACGGAAGATTTAGAACAAGCAGTCAGAGAATTAGGCTATCCCGCTGTATTAAAAACGCGGCGGTTTGGTTATGACGGCAAGGGCCAACGTGTCCTCCATAGTCCAAAAGATCTGCCTGAATGTGTTGACTTACTCAATGAACAAGCTTGTGTGCTGGAGCAATGGCTGCCTTTTGCTAAAGAATTGTCAGTCATGGCTATCGGCGAACAAAATGGTCATGTGGTGACTTTCCCTGTATCGGAAAATATCCATGTCCATAACATCCTCCATGAATCCATTGTTCCGGCACGAATTTCCGCTGAGGTCAGTCAAGCCGCCCAAGAATTGGCCCATAAGATAGCTAAAGCCGGTAACTTGGTCGGTGCCCTAGGAATTGAAATGTTCTTAATGGCAGATGGAAGAATATTAATTAATGAACTGGCACCTCGCCCCCATAATAGTGGGCACTACACCATTGAAGCCTGTGACTTCTCACAATTTGACCTGCACATCCGTGCTATCTGTGGCTTGCCCTTGGCTGAACCCCAATTATTAAGTCCATCCCTCATGGTGAACATTTTAGGACAACATTTAGATAAGGTCTTAGAAGCTGCTCCCAAGCATAGCGATTGGCATTTGCATATTTACGGCAAAGACCAAGCCAAAGTCAACCGTAAAATGGGGCATGTTACCTTGTTGCCAGAAGATATGGAAACTAGTCTTGAAAAGATCGATGATAGTGGAATATGGAAAAGGAGTAAATAA
- the purE gene encoding 5-(carboxyamino)imidazole ribonucleotide mutase → MIKVGVVMGSQSDWQTMSQACQILDQFEVPYEKRVISAHRMPDEMFAYAKSTRERGLAVIIAGAGGAAHLPGMLAAKTTLPVIGVPVQSHALSGLDSLLSIVQMPAGVPVASTAIGQSGAKNAALLAVQILSIQDAKLSQALEGYRKNMRQAAIESSDQLE, encoded by the coding sequence GTGATAAAAGTAGGGGTAGTGATGGGATCTCAATCGGATTGGCAAACCATGAGTCAAGCCTGTCAGATTTTAGACCAATTTGAAGTGCCATATGAAAAACGTGTGATTTCTGCCCATCGGATGCCAGATGAGATGTTTGCTTATGCTAAAAGCACCCGTGAGCGTGGCTTGGCAGTAATTATTGCGGGAGCAGGAGGGGCAGCCCACTTACCAGGCATGTTAGCTGCTAAAACCACCTTACCGGTCATTGGAGTGCCCGTTCAATCGCACGCTCTAAGTGGCTTGGATTCACTCCTATCCATCGTCCAGATGCCAGCCGGCGTTCCCGTCGCCAGCACAGCGATCGGACAGTCAGGGGCTAAAAATGCTGCCTTACTGGCGGTTCAAATTCTAAGTATACAGGATGCAAAGCTCAGTCAAGCCCTGGAAGGTTATCGAAAAAATATGCGTCAAGCAGCCATAGAAAGTAGTGATCAACTTGAATAA
- the purQ gene encoding phosphoribosylformylglycinamidine synthase subunit PurQ, which yields MKFAVIQFPGSNCDMDMLTAIRDILGQEADYVPASATSLAGYDAIMLPGGFSFGDYLRTGAIARFTPIMEEVKRLAQNGKLVLGTCNGFQILCESGLLPGSFLPNRDLTFICKKQELMVENNQSPFSSLYQEGEEITLPIAHGEGNYYCDEATLADLKANGQIIFTYAGENPNGSTGNIAGITNKAGNVIGLMPHPERAVEEIIAGQDGLKVFQSMVKYFETAGKRA from the coding sequence ATGAAATTTGCTGTGATTCAATTTCCTGGATCCAATTGCGATATGGATATGTTGACTGCTATCCGTGATATCTTGGGCCAAGAAGCTGACTATGTTCCCGCTAGTGCGACTTCCTTAGCGGGTTATGATGCCATTATGTTACCAGGTGGCTTCTCTTTTGGAGATTACTTACGGACCGGTGCTATCGCACGCTTTACCCCGATTATGGAAGAAGTGAAGCGTTTGGCTCAAAATGGCAAGTTGGTTTTAGGGACCTGCAACGGCTTTCAAATTCTCTGTGAAAGTGGCCTTTTACCAGGGTCTTTTCTCCCTAACCGTGATCTAACCTTCATCTGTAAAAAACAAGAGCTAATGGTGGAAAACAACCAAAGTCCCTTTTCCAGTCTCTACCAAGAAGGAGAGGAAATTACTTTACCCATTGCTCATGGGGAAGGCAATTATTACTGTGATGAGGCAACCCTAGCTGACTTAAAGGCTAACGGGCAAATTATCTTCACCTATGCCGGAGAAAATCCCAATGGTTCAACAGGAAATATCGCTGGGATCACCAATAAGGCAGGGAATGTGATTGGCTTAATGCCTCATCCTGAGCGGGCGGTTGAAGAAATCATTGCCGGTCAAGATGGGCTTAAGGTCTTCCAGTCCATGGTTAAGTATTTTGAAACAGCGGGAAAGAGAGCGTGA
- the purC gene encoding phosphoribosylaminoimidazolesuccinocarboxamide synthase — MTEEKLIYSGKAKDLYQTDDDKYLRVFYKDQATAGNGSKKENLPGKGRINQAITQLIFNYLADHGIATHLVKVLNEREEIVEKAEMFPLEVVYRNYAAGSFVKRLGIERGLAIEGGIQEFFYKNDDLNDPLLNDDHVLFLKAANPEEIAKIKALTKEINNLLVKLFDQAGLILVDFKLEFGKNAAGDIILADEFSPDNARLWDKESGKSFDKDIFRNDQGDMIPYYQAVYHRLQEVIKD; from the coding sequence ATGACAGAAGAAAAGTTAATTTATAGCGGTAAGGCTAAAGATTTATATCAAACCGATGATGATAAGTATTTAAGAGTTTTTTATAAGGACCAAGCGACTGCTGGCAATGGGTCTAAAAAGGAAAATTTACCCGGCAAGGGACGGATTAACCAAGCCATTACCCAACTTATCTTTAACTACTTGGCTGACCATGGTATCGCTACCCATTTGGTTAAAGTGCTTAATGAACGGGAAGAAATTGTTGAGAAGGCGGAAATGTTTCCTTTAGAGGTGGTTTACCGCAATTATGCTGCTGGCTCTTTTGTTAAACGCTTAGGGATTGAACGGGGCTTAGCTATTGAAGGTGGTATCCAGGAATTCTTCTATAAGAATGACGACTTGAATGACCCGCTATTGAATGATGACCACGTCCTCTTTCTAAAGGCGGCTAATCCTGAAGAAATTGCAAAGATTAAAGCACTGACTAAGGAAATTAATAATTTATTAGTGAAGCTGTTTGACCAAGCAGGGCTGATTCTGGTCGATTTCAAATTAGAGTTTGGTAAGAATGCAGCGGGAGACATTATTCTGGCTGACGAATTTTCACCAGATAATGCCAGACTTTGGGACAAGGAAAGTGGGAAATCCTTTGATAAGGACATCTTCCGCAATGATCAAGGCGATATGATCCCTTACTACCAAGCTGTCTATCACCGTTTACAAGAAGTTATTAAAGATTAA
- the purS gene encoding phosphoribosylformylglycinamidine synthase subunit PurS gives MYTVEVFVTYKESILDPQGQAIMQGVHQMGYEAVKNIRQGKYFQMEIAKEVGDVDQAVADICDRLLANVNMETYRYTIKEV, from the coding sequence ATGTATACAGTTGAAGTATTTGTCACCTATAAGGAATCCATTCTCGACCCTCAAGGCCAAGCCATCATGCAAGGCGTCCACCAAATGGGTTATGAGGCAGTAAAAAATATTCGTCAAGGAAAGTATTTTCAAATGGAAATTGCCAAAGAGGTTGGCGATGTCGACCAAGCGGTTGCTGATATTTGTGACCGTCTCCTAGCTAATGTCAATATGGAAACTTACCGCTATACCATTAAGGAGGTCTAG